A segment of the Candidatus Brevundimonas phytovorans genome:
AGATCGAACTGCCCGCCGGCGTCTATCTGGACTGGGGCGGCCAGTTCGAGAATCTGAAGCGGGCCGAGCAACGCTTCGGCTTGGTCATCCCGGTCGTCTTCGTCCTGATCGGCGTGTTGCTGTTCCTGGCCCTGGGCTCGTTCGCGGAGGCCGGATTGGTCTTCGCCTGCGTGCCCTTGGCTCTGGTCGGCGGCGCGTTGGCGTTGCTCCTGCGCGGGATGCCCTTCTCGGTCTCTGCGGCGGTCGGCTTCATCGCCGTCTCAGGGGTGGCGACCCTGAACGGCCTAGTGCTGATGCAGGCGATCCGTGAACGGTTGACGGCGGGTCTGACCCCCTACGACGCCGCCATCGAAGGAGCGTCCAGCCGTCTTCGCGCTGTTCTGACCACCGCCCTGGTCGCCATCGTCGGATTCATCCCGATGGCGCTGGCTCATGGCGCGGGAGCGGAGGTGCAGAAGCCTTTAGCCACGGTGGTGATCGGCGGGCTTCTCACGGCGACCATCCTGACCCTGCTGGTCCTGCCGACGTTTGCTGCCAGGGCGGTCAAGCACAGGGCGTCGGAAGGAATGGACGATTGACGGCACTGACCGCTCAAGACCACCAGCAGCGACGGACGCTGCTGGTGGTCCTCATCCTCAACGCGCTGCTCTTCGTGGGGCTGGGCGCGGGCGGCATCCTCGCCGACTCCAGCGCCTTGCTGGCCAATGCGGTCGACAACGGGGCGGACTCGGTCGTCTATCTGATCAGCTTTCTCGCGGTTGGCCGCGCCCTGTCCTGGAAGAAAGGCGCGGCGCGTCTGTCCGGCATTCTGCTGCTGCTGTTCGCCGTCGGGGTTCTTATAGACGTCGGCCGAAGATGGTGGTTCGGGGCTGAACCGGTCGGTTTGACGATGATGGGTCTGGCCCTCGTGGCTGCGGTCGTGAACCTGATCTGCCTGATGCTCCTGAAACGGGTCACGTCCGATGATGTGAACATGGACGCCGCTGAGACATTCAGCCTGAACGACTTCGCCGCGAATGGCGGCATTCTCGTCGCGGGTGGGCTCGTGTGGTGGCTCGATCAGGCCTGGCCGGATTTCGTGGTCGGGTTGCTGGTAGCCGCGCTCGCGATCAAGGGCGGCGTCGACATCCTGCGAGGCGCGGCTCGCACCGAAGCCACTGAGGAGGCGAGCCGATGAGTTCGACCGATACCGACCATCAAGCGGTGCACGGCCACGACCATGCGAGCGAGAAGGCGGGCGCTGACCCGCACGCGCATGGCGGGGTGTTTGGATCGAACACCGAGGTGATCTTCGCTGTGTCGAGCGGCGTCGCACTGGCGCTGGGCTTCGGTCTAGAAAGGCTGGCTCCCGGCGTTCCGGCGTGGCTGCCTCTCTGTCTGTATCTTGTCGCCTATGGCTTCGGCGGCTTCTTCACGGTTCGCGAGGCTTTCGAAAACCTCCGCAACAAGCGCTTCGAGATCGACACCCTGATGCTCGTCGCCGCCGCCGGTGCGGCGGCTCTGGGAGCCTGGGCCGAGGGC
Coding sequences within it:
- a CDS encoding cation transporter, producing MTALTAQDHQQRRTLLVVLILNALLFVGLGAGGILADSSALLANAVDNGADSVVYLISFLAVGRALSWKKGAARLSGILLLLFAVGVLIDVGRRWWFGAEPVGLTMMGLALVAAVVNLICLMLLKRVTSDDVNMDAAETFSLNDFAANGGILVAGGLVWWLDQAWPDFVVGLLVAALAIKGGVDILRGAARTEATEEASR